The DNA region GCCGAGAGCAGCAGCCCGGTCAGCGCGGACAGGAAGCCCAGCGGCATCAGCATGCTCAGCCAGTACGCGGCCGTCGGCAGCGGAGTCAGGTGCAGGAAGAGCGGGACGAAGGTCACCAGGGTGGCGAGCGCGCCGAGCCCGAAGACGATCGCTCCGGCCTTGACGTAGGAATCGCCGCGGTCGGCGCTCTGGCTGCTCACTGGGCTTGCTCCTCTGCGGGGTCGGCTGGCGTCCCAGTCTCGCAGAGGCCCGGAGGCCGCCGTCCCCGGCACCCGCGGCCGGCGCCGCTTCGCGGACGAGCGGCCCGTCACGTTGCGCAGTTTCCCGGGCGCTGGGAGTTTCGATCCCTGCTGGGCGGGGGTATGCAGGCTGTGCCGAGGGGCGCGCCAGTGCGCCCCGCTCTCTCCGACCGGGGGTGTGAACCTGTGGAAAGCGCCCAGCCGCGCCCCGGCCGTGCCGGTACCGGGTCGCCCGCGGTCGCCGGAGCTCCGTACGGATCTTTCGCGGAACGCGGATGAGACAGTGACGGACCGTTAGTCTGCTCTCTACAGCGTGCTGACCGTACGCGCCTCTCGGCGCGTCCCCCCAAGGTCGGTCCGCCCACCCACCACCCAGTGATCCCCGGCCAGGGCCGGGGGTCCCTCACACCCATATCGAGGACTGTTCGAGATGCCCACCGGCCAGGTCAAGTGGTTCAACGAGACGAAGGGCTTCGGCTTCCTGTCGCGCGACGACGGCGGCGACGTCTTCGTCCACACCAAGGCGCTGCCCGCCGGTATCACGTCGCTGAAGCCGGGTCAGCGGGTCGAGTTCGGCGTGGTCGCCGGCCACCGCGGCGACCAGGCGATGCAGGTCACCCTGCTGGAGGCGCTGCCGTCGGTGGCCGCCGCCCAGCGGAAGAGCCCGGACGACATGGCGGCGCTCGTCCAGGACCTCATCACGATGATGGACGCGG from Kitasatospora sp. NBC_00458 includes:
- a CDS encoding cold-shock protein; the encoded protein is MPTGQVKWFNETKGFGFLSRDDGGDVFVHTKALPAGITSLKPGQRVEFGVVAGHRGDQAMQVTLLEALPSVAAAQRKSPDDMAALVQDLITMMDAVLPGLQHGRYPAKPAGQKLAVLLRGVAEQFDV